One Bacillota bacterium genomic window, ATGATTGATTTTTCGATATTTCAAGCTTCTTGGAAATTTAGTGTTTTTCTTTTTGCTTGTATCATTTTTTGGTATATTCAAAACATCATTATAACTAAAACAAAAGAAAAAGATAAAATCACTAATGTTTTATCTTACATTCAGATGACAGTGATTGTGCTGATTCCGCTTTTTTATTATATGTTTCATCGACTTGATTTATTGATTTTACTAATTTTAATTTATGTGTTTATGATAATCTATCTTATAAAAACAAGCAGGAAACATCATGAAAATACAGTATTTTCTATTACGAATCTTCTAAAACATTTATTCGCTTTTTTTATCTCAATTTATTTTTCTTGGCGTTTTCTTATTTCGCCTTTGTTAATAAACGATTCAATTAATTCTTGGGCAGAAGAAGTTGTAAAAAGTGCATTTTATCCGTATTTACTTACTTTGAGTTCTTACGCTATGATAATATATTTATTTATTGTTTTATTTTCCTTTTTTGAAATACTTCGTAATAGATGGCGAAAAATAGTTTAAGATAAATAAGTCTTTACGGTAAAAGGACTTTGATTGTAAAAACGATTTAATATTGATTAGAGGTTGATTTCAAAATTGTTATGATTTATACTTGAGGTAGTCCATATGATTTTTTATAATCTAAAAAAATAGATAGGAGAGACTATATGCCAAGTAAAAAAGTAGAAGAACTTCTAAAAAAGGGAAGACAATTTATTCGATTTGATGACATTGATATTGATGAACCATCAGATCAACAATTAAAATTAATTCAACCACCTCTTGTTAAAGAAAAAATGACTTCAGTTCAAATTAGTCTTCCAAGTAACTTTAAAGATTTAAAATTAGAAAAAGATATCTTGAAAGTTATTGGTCAAAGGGTTAGTCACAGAGTATATACAGAAGGAAAAATGTCTTTACTTGAATTGTCTTATTTGCTTTGGGCAACTCAAGGCATCAAAAGCATAAGAGGAAATAACTATGCAACTCTTAGAACTGTCCCAAGTGGAGGCGCCAGACATGAATTTGAAACCTATCTAATTATAAAAAAGGTAGATGGGTTAACAAATGGTGCTTATCACTATTTACCTATGACACACGAAATTGAGTTTCTGTTTGATATAGATCAAATGGATACATTAGTTAAGTCAGCTTTGGTAGGACAAGGATGGGCAACTTCAGCCAACGTCATTTTCTTTTGGAGTGTAATTCCATACCGTTCTGAATGGCGATATTCTATTTTTTCACACAGAATCATTTTGGTAGATATTGGTCATGTATGTCAAAATTTATACATTGCCTCTGAATCCATCGGACTTGGAACTTGTGCAGTGGGAGCATTTGATCGAAAAGCTTGTGATTCATTATTTCAGTTAGATGGAGAGGATGAATTTACGATTCTTGTGTCGCCGGTTGGAACCGTTTCGCAAGAAGACAAAGATAAAGAACAAGATTTCTATGCATTTTTAAAACAAGATAAATAATATGAA contains:
- a CDS encoding SagB/ThcOx family dehydrogenase — translated: MRFDDIDIDEPSDQQLKLIQPPLVKEKMTSVQISLPSNFKDLKLEKDILKVIGQRVSHRVYTEGKMSLLELSYLLWATQGIKSIRGNNYATLRTVPSGGARHEFETYLIIKKVDGLTNGAYHYLPMTHEIEFLFDIDQMDTLVKSALVGQGWATSANVIFFWSVIPYRSEWRYSIFSHRIILVDIGHVCQNLYIASESIGLGTCAVGAFDRKACDSLFQLDGEDEFTILVSPVGTVSQEDKDKEQDFYAFLKQDK